One Primulina tabacum isolate GXHZ01 chromosome 10, ASM2559414v2, whole genome shotgun sequence DNA segment encodes these proteins:
- the LOC142505733 gene encoding uncharacterized protein LOC142505733: protein MTGNSLSMILTNNQLVGENYIDWKRNLLIVLTAEKHKHVLNEPCPSVPTSESTVAQKQAYDKWISSDEMARYYILGSISNVLQQKHQNMDTATKIMDSLQEMFEHQGRQTRQAAIRTIMNMRMKPGTPVRDHMLALIAQFNVAEVLGAEIKSETQVDMALETLPEMFSQFKVSYNMNKLNMSLTELMKELQNAESVLKTKTGDAFVVASAGPSYSKPKGKNENKRKKPNKKGPQKNEKKVKVDGKSKGKCFHCG from the coding sequence ATGACTGGAAATTCACTGTCTATGATATTAACCAATAACCAACTAGTCGGAGAAAATTACATTGATTGGAAACGTAATTTATTGATTGTCTTAACTGCGGAGAAACACAAACATGTGCTCAATGAACCCTGTCCATCGGTGCCTACGTCGGAGTCCACAGTAGCTCAGAAGCAGGCTTATGATAAGTGGATCAGTTCTGATGAGATGGCCCGTTACTACATTTTGGGATCCATCTCAAATGTGCTGCAACAGAAACATCAGAACATGGACACTGCTACAAAAATCATGGATAGCCTCCAAGAAATGTTTGAGCATCAAGGACGTCAGACACGACAAGCAGCCATTAGAACCATTATGAACATGCGCATGAAACCTGGGACGCCCGTGAGAGATCATATGCTTGCATTGATCGCTCAGTTTAACGTGGCTGAGGTGTTAGGGGCTGAAATCAAATCAGAGACTCAGGTTGACATGGCACTTGAGACTCTCCCTGAGATGTTCTCACAGTTTAAAGTTAGCTATAACATGAATAAGCTAAACATGTCCCTGACTGAGCTGATGAAGGAACTCCAAAATGCTGAAAGTGTTCTTAAGACTAAAACTGGTGATGCATTTGTTGTTGCTTCTGCTGGGCCGTCTTATTCCAAGCCGAAAGGTAAAAATGAGAATAAAAGGAAGAAGCCCAACAAGAAGGGTCcacaaaaaaatgaaaagaaggtCAAGGTAGATGGCAAGTCTAAGGGAAAATGTTTCCATTGCGGATAA
- the LOC142506068 gene encoding uncharacterized protein LOC142506068 isoform X2, translating into MTHSWPHSSHVDDHSHGTTTQLPVTLGWASTSHGTFLNINAISLYYRSICLFLPPRHSWPHSSHVDDPSHGTTTQLRVTLGWASTSHGEGTSHGDSVFQAPLHSYSVPSSYANWPNKDSFNVSFGLGSSRMDNEFQTPQQAYERSFRELLFDGHLQQ; encoded by the exons ATGACTCATTCCTGGCCTCACAGCTCACATG TGGATGATCATTCGCATGGTACGACTACACAGTTGCCCGTAACTCTTGGTTGGGCTTCCACTTCACATGGtacatttttaaatatcaatgcaatttcTTTATATTATCGAAGTATATGTTTATTTCTACCTCCACGTCATTCCTGGCCTCACAGCTCACATg TGGATGATCCTTCGCATGGTACGACTACACAGTTGCGCGTAACTCTTGGTTGGGCTTCCACTTCACATG GAGAGGGTACTTCGCATGGAGATTCTGTATTTCAAGCTCCACTTCATTCCTATAGTGTGCCTTCCTCGTATGCTAATTGGCCAAATAAGGATTCTTTCAATGTTTCTTTTGGGTTAGGTAGTTCGCGAATGGATAATGAATTTCAAACTCCACAGCAGGCTTACGAACGTTCATTTAGGGAACTCTTATTTGACGGTCATCTCCAGCAGTAG
- the LOC142506068 gene encoding serine/threonine-protein phosphatase 7 long form homolog isoform X1, which yields MGFYGILLCGDYVYDNNLITTLVERWRRETHTFHLRVGEATITLQDVALIWGLNVDGDPIIGTDVSCKFTVCQVYCYDWLGFMPLQTDFRSNSLKLTTLYLHCTQTVIDENSTDIEVAQYSRCVAMLVIGGCMLPDSEGCAVKLLYFHFLQDIHKVRSYSWASAVLAYLYHELCSASGSGKKEIAGPLYILHIWAWSRMIPLCPDRLGYNLIARPENENNGDNILPIPPYGARWKNVFTWTHTPTHSVRIIRDVLDKMGDCQFKWLVYDLEAVDVLSLSLECRHPTLWRSACPLICFHIVEMHRPNRVLRQFRMYKTFQYQHLMEIIYMNARDEDAKITIGSNVID from the exons ATGGGCTTTTACGGCATCCTCTTATGTGgtgattatgtttatgataataATTTGATAACCACTCTTGTGGAACGATGGCGCCGAGAAACTCATACTTTCCACCTGCGAGTTGGCGAGGCCACAATCACGCTACAAGATGTTGCGTTAATTTGGGGGCTGAATGTTGATGGTGATCCTATCATCGGGACCGATGTATCTTGCAAGTTTACTGTATGTCAGGTTTATTGTTATGATTGGTTAGGTTTTATGCCACTTCAGACAGACTTCAGATCCAATAGTTTAAAGTTGACTACTCTGTACTTACACTGTACACAAACAGTAATTGATGAAAACAGTACAGACATAGAAGTGGCACAATACTCCCGATGTGTTGCGATGTTGGTTATCGGTGGTTGTATGTTACCTGATTCTGAAGGTTGTGCGGTCAAACTGTTGTACTTTCATTTTCTGCAAGATATACATAAGGTTCGTAGTTATAGTTGGGCAAGTGCTGTACTTGCATATTTATATCACGAATTGTGTTCCGCCTCTGGGTCAGGAAAAAAAGAAATCGCAGGCCCCTTATACATATTGCAT ATTTGGGCATGGTCAAGAATGATTCCTCTATGTCCTGACCGTTTAGGATACAACCTCATCGCTCGACCTGAAAATGAAAACAACGGTGATAATATTCTTCCAATTCCACCATACGGAGCAAG ATGGAAAAATGTATTCACGTGGACACATACACCTACACATTCTGTGCGTATCATTCGTGATGTACTTGACAAGATGGGAGATTGTCAG TTCAAATGGCTTGTTTACGACCTCGAAGCTGTGGATGTTTTGTCATTGTCCTTAGAATGTAGACATCCCACTCTCTGGCGAAGTGCGTGCCCATTGATATGTTTTCACATTGTGGAGATGCATCGCCCAAATCGAGTTCTTCGGCAATTTAGAATGTACAAAACATTCCAATATCAGCACTTGATGGAGATCATTTACATGAATGCTCGAGACGAGGACGCAAAAATTACGATTGGGTCAAACGTCATAGACTGA